The Sporocytophaga myxococcoides genome contains a region encoding:
- a CDS encoding HEPN domain-containing protein has protein sequence MKTSQDHLPEFKREELRLITDLIIEKMHPDFVILFGSYARGNWVEDRYSEDGITYEYKSDYDILVVTETKLDNALSVKWRELEKLIAQLHTTAPANLIHHNWGYLKSELAHGSYFFSDIVKEGIILYDNKRNVNFPLVLPESIDPEKVKTRAKEEYDLWFESANRFLEHFQFGLDKGYLNESAFQLHQATERYYTALLLVFTGYKAKIHDIEELGNQAETINEEFKRVFPRDIPEKDERFKLLKKAYIDARYKKNYSINKEDLEYLSERVSVLKDLVEKVCVGRLKDSTE, from the coding sequence TTGAAAACCAGCCAGGACCATCTTCCGGAATTTAAAAGAGAAGAACTAAGATTAATCACTGATCTTATTATTGAGAAGATGCATCCCGATTTTGTCATTTTATTTGGCTCATATGCGCGAGGCAATTGGGTGGAAGACCGATATTCGGAAGATGGCATCACCTATGAATACAAAAGTGATTACGATATCCTGGTTGTTACCGAAACCAAATTGGATAATGCTTTATCCGTTAAATGGAGAGAGCTTGAAAAACTTATAGCACAATTACATACTACAGCACCGGCAAATCTTATTCATCATAACTGGGGATACTTAAAAAGTGAACTTGCACATGGAAGTTACTTTTTCTCGGACATAGTAAAAGAAGGAATTATCCTTTATGACAATAAAAGAAATGTAAACTTTCCTTTAGTACTTCCAGAGTCAATTGATCCAGAAAAGGTAAAAACCAGAGCCAAAGAAGAATATGACTTATGGTTCGAAAGTGCAAACAGATTTTTAGAACATTTTCAATTTGGGCTGGACAAAGGTTATTTAAATGAATCGGCATTTCAACTTCATCAGGCTACAGAAAGATATTACACTGCATTGCTCTTAGTATTTACAGGTTACAAAGCAAAGATCCACGACATTGAGGAGCTGGGTAATCAGGCAGAAACTATTAATGAAGAATTTAAAAGGGTATTTCCCCGTGATATTCCTGAAAAGGATGAGCGTTTCAAACTTCTAAAGAAGGCGTACATAGATGCGAGATATAAAAAGAACTATTCAATAAATAAAGAGGATTTGGAGTACTTGAGCGAGCGAGTTTCAGTATTAAAAGATTTGGTGGAAAAAGTTTGTGTAGGAAGACTGAAAGATTCGACAGAATAG
- a CDS encoding sulfatase-like hydrolase/transferase gives MENQNSNKQRPNILILCMDQWQTHMKVPDNVPFPAMRRLEAKGVSFDRQYCTVPICTASRSSMWTGVHAKNTGLWDNTNFAWINELSGAIPTIGHMLRDQGYYAAFKGKWHLSELPHNENALERYGFSDLQQWGEMFGTPLQGELYDGAAAFETVDWLENKATQLDKPWLLISSLVNPHDIMYLQTDPIEAPHPNGHMVGKQTQVQKLGWFEKKWDISMPENFADDYKYQPDAIQAYKELIDKNYGGLPDDREDLWLIRRNYLVNAMRLVDAQFLKILEAMDRQNLWENTIVFFTCDHGEMNGAHRMTQKGAIHFDEAAIVNLTVCVPGGPKGKRTKAVGSLLDLAPTLLDFAGLSEEEIKQHYPHLKGRSLKNAILHPEQPGPRGSAETPGDGALFAWDGLHSLDHEWSLTGALRELTDLPASADRKEYMKYTGEKHGAPDFRKRTFFRAVVDGQYKLVRWFSPEEYGNPSTIEELYATGDVTLHDLVNDPGEMENIAHPDHPLFKSEVVKIMLGKLHALIRDELGEDTCPFNLDLFGTREVKYRKAAQYVQK, from the coding sequence ATGGAAAACCAAAATAGCAATAAACAACGACCCAATATCCTTATCCTTTGCATGGATCAATGGCAGACACATATGAAAGTTCCTGACAATGTTCCTTTCCCCGCTATGCGCAGACTCGAAGCAAAAGGCGTAAGCTTTGACCGCCAATATTGCACCGTACCTATTTGCACAGCTTCACGCTCCTCTATGTGGACTGGAGTACATGCGAAAAACACAGGTTTATGGGATAATACAAATTTTGCCTGGATCAATGAATTATCCGGAGCTATACCAACCATTGGTCATATGCTTCGTGACCAGGGTTATTATGCTGCCTTCAAAGGAAAGTGGCATCTATCTGAATTACCTCATAATGAAAATGCTCTTGAACGCTATGGCTTTTCTGACCTGCAGCAATGGGGTGAAATGTTCGGTACTCCCCTGCAGGGTGAACTATATGATGGAGCTGCAGCATTTGAAACAGTTGACTGGCTTGAAAACAAAGCCACACAACTGGATAAGCCCTGGCTGCTGATCAGTAGTCTTGTCAACCCTCATGACATCATGTATCTGCAAACCGATCCTATTGAAGCTCCTCACCCCAATGGGCACATGGTCGGAAAACAAACTCAGGTTCAAAAGCTGGGATGGTTTGAAAAGAAATGGGATATATCCATGCCGGAAAATTTTGCTGACGATTATAAATATCAACCTGACGCAATACAGGCATACAAAGAACTTATAGATAAAAATTACGGAGGTCTTCCCGATGATCGTGAGGATCTTTGGCTCATACGCCGCAATTACCTGGTCAATGCAATGCGCCTGGTTGATGCCCAATTCCTGAAAATCCTTGAAGCAATGGATCGTCAGAATTTATGGGAAAATACAATAGTATTTTTTACGTGTGACCATGGAGAGATGAATGGAGCCCACAGAATGACTCAGAAAGGAGCGATCCACTTTGATGAAGCAGCTATAGTAAACCTGACAGTTTGTGTTCCGGGAGGCCCTAAGGGAAAACGTACAAAAGCAGTAGGGTCCCTGCTCGACCTCGCTCCTACACTACTGGATTTTGCTGGACTTAGTGAAGAGGAAATTAAGCAGCATTATCCTCATCTCAAAGGACGTAGTCTGAAGAATGCAATACTTCATCCGGAACAACCAGGTCCTCGGGGAAGTGCAGAAACACCAGGGGACGGAGCTTTATTTGCATGGGATGGATTACACTCACTTGATCACGAATGGTCACTGACTGGCGCTTTAAGAGAGCTTACTGATCTTCCGGCCTCTGCCGACCGTAAGGAATACATGAAGTACACCGGGGAAAAACATGGTGCCCCGGATTTTAGGAAGCGAACATTCTTTCGTGCAGTGGTCGATGGTCAATACAAACTGGTGCGCTGGTTCAGTCCTGAAGAATATGGAAATCCTTCGACTATAGAAGAGTTATATGCTACTGGTGATGTTACACTGCATGATCTGGTTAATGATCCTGGAGAGATGGAAAACATTGCCCATCCTGATCATCCTTTATTCAAATCTGAAGTTGTAAAGATAATGTTAGGTAAGTTACATGCCCTGATAAGAGATGAGCTTGGAGAAGATACTTGTCCGTTTAACCTGGATTTATTTGGCACGCGTGAAGTTAAGTATAGGAAAGCTGCTCAATATGTTCAGAAATGA
- a CDS encoding bile acid:sodium symporter family protein, whose amino-acid sequence MLETLSKLLNIIVLFFAASSMLSVGFSYRIHEIIAPLRNIPEVAKALLANFVLVPILGYLLIHIFQMERPVEIGLILIACAAGAPFLIKLTIAAGTDVALSTSLLALLLPLTIVYMPLVVPIEVPEAKISPMAIATPLVLTMLVPLAIGFLLHAYIPKWTNLLQPILAKLSSLALILLFSITFIVYYKAILGILGEGIILAAAILIIGAFGIGFLLGGPGIAAKHVLALGTAQRNISAATVVATQGFDDRRTLIVVILSSLLALILLFPIANLLRRQEK is encoded by the coding sequence ATGCTTGAAACACTTTCCAAACTGTTAAATATTATCGTTCTGTTCTTTGCTGCTTCAAGCATGCTATCTGTGGGGTTTAGTTATAGGATTCATGAAATCATTGCTCCACTGAGAAATATTCCTGAAGTTGCTAAAGCTCTTTTAGCAAATTTTGTGTTGGTACCAATACTAGGTTATCTTCTCATTCATATCTTTCAGATGGAAAGACCTGTTGAGATAGGATTGATTCTGATTGCATGTGCCGCAGGTGCACCATTTCTGATTAAGCTTACAATTGCTGCGGGAACTGATGTTGCTCTCAGTACATCTCTATTAGCCCTTCTGTTACCGCTCACAATTGTATATATGCCATTGGTAGTACCTATAGAAGTTCCTGAAGCTAAGATAAGCCCAATGGCTATCGCTACCCCTCTTGTGCTGACAATGCTTGTTCCTCTTGCTATAGGTTTCCTGCTCCACGCCTATATTCCGAAATGGACTAATCTTTTGCAGCCTATTCTTGCCAAACTATCAAGCTTAGCTTTAATACTTCTTTTTTCAATAACATTTATTGTTTACTATAAAGCAATTTTAGGAATACTTGGAGAAGGTATCATATTAGCAGCTGCAATATTGATTATTGGGGCTTTTGGTATTGGATTCCTGCTTGGTGGACCTGGTATTGCTGCAAAACATGTCCTGGCATTAGGGACAGCTCAGCGTAATATTTCTGCTGCTACTGTTGTTGCCACCCAGGGATTTGATGACCGGAGAACGCTTATAGTAGTTATACTCTCCTCTCTATTGGCATTGATCCTTCTTTTTCCTATAGCGAATCTCTTACGAAGGCAAGAAAAATAA
- a CDS encoding zinc-dependent alcohol dehydrogenase, giving the protein MLAMNYRGPGRVRAEEKPMPEILHPEDCIVKVLRSCICGSDLHLYNGNVPDTRVGSTFGHEFVGEVVELGSEVNKLKLGDKVLVPFNIACGKCSFCRQGLYGNCHESNPEATAVGGIFGYSHTAGGYDGGQAEYVRVPYANFGPTVIPVGMDLDDAVMLTDVVPTGYQAAEMGGIQPGDTVVVFGAGPIGIMAAKCSWLFGAGRVIVIDHNEYRLEFVKNYAKCESYNFKSIEDPVQFIKKTTDWLGADVCIDAVGAEAAGSAMQTITGRKTLMQAGSATALFWAINSVKKGGIVSIVGVYGPTGNLVPIGNVLNKGITIRANQASVKRLLPKLIDHVQKGTIKPKALITHRMPLRNVSDAYRIFSDKLDNCIKPILIPPTVKE; this is encoded by the coding sequence ATGCTTGCTATGAATTATCGGGGCCCGGGAAGGGTCCGTGCAGAAGAAAAACCAATGCCTGAAATCCTTCATCCGGAGGATTGTATCGTGAAAGTATTACGTTCATGCATTTGTGGCTCTGATTTGCACTTATATAATGGAAACGTACCGGATACACGTGTAGGTAGTACTTTTGGTCATGAGTTCGTAGGAGAAGTGGTTGAGTTAGGATCAGAAGTTAATAAATTAAAATTGGGAGATAAGGTACTGGTGCCTTTTAATATTGCATGTGGAAAATGTTCCTTCTGCAGACAAGGACTGTACGGCAATTGTCATGAATCGAATCCTGAAGCTACAGCAGTCGGAGGAATTTTCGGATACTCTCACACTGCCGGTGGATATGATGGAGGACAAGCAGAGTATGTAAGGGTTCCATATGCAAATTTTGGCCCAACTGTGATTCCTGTAGGAATGGACCTGGACGATGCTGTTATGCTTACTGACGTAGTACCTACCGGTTATCAGGCAGCAGAGATGGGTGGAATACAGCCGGGAGACACAGTGGTAGTATTTGGCGCCGGACCTATCGGAATTATGGCAGCTAAATGTTCCTGGTTATTTGGAGCAGGAAGGGTCATAGTGATAGATCACAATGAATACAGGCTGGAGTTTGTAAAGAACTATGCTAAATGTGAATCTTATAATTTTAAATCTATTGAAGACCCGGTACAGTTTATCAAGAAAACTACGGACTGGCTTGGCGCTGATGTCTGTATTGATGCTGTAGGGGCTGAAGCTGCCGGTAGCGCTATGCAGACGATTACAGGAAGAAAAACGCTGATGCAGGCCGGTTCCGCCACTGCACTTTTCTGGGCCATAAACTCTGTAAAAAAAGGTGGTATTGTCTCGATAGTAGGTGTATATGGACCTACAGGAAATCTTGTACCTATAGGAAACGTATTGAACAAAGGTATTACAATTCGTGCCAATCAGGCATCTGTAAAAAGACTGTTACCAAAACTGATAGATCATGTTCAGAAGGGAACAATCAAACCGAAAGCACTCATTACACACAGAATGCCCTTAAGAAATGTATCTGATGCATACAGGATCTTTTCGGACAAACTGGATAACTGTATCAAACCAATTCTCATTCCTCCTACAGTAAAAGAATAA
- a CDS encoding ion channel has translation MEEGSGNKSEKCDKHPFTTQYKMEELGFGTSPETENERLIFHDGRFNVRRSGLMLYGGNNSLYHWFTSADWGTFSIAIIILYLIFNLFFTGLYYIAGIEGIIRRPGLNNLEKFFEVFFFSSQTLTTVGYGRVSPLGIGANVIAYFESLTGLMCFAVATGIMYGRFSMPNVKLLSSDKALIAPHKGKKSFQFRIANARKNQLLDAEVQLIFSWVDVSCDRPIRKFNNLKLEINKINFFPLNWTLVHVIDSESPIHGWTKNDLEESNVEFLVLFKAFDDVFSQVVHSRVSYKYNEIVWGAFFESMFRKDRHGETLLEMKKISNYSLIKENDFFDYL, from the coding sequence ATGGAGGAAGGTTCCGGCAATAAATCAGAAAAATGTGATAAACATCCCTTTACTACCCAATATAAAATGGAAGAACTGGGATTTGGCACTTCACCGGAAACAGAGAACGAACGTCTGATATTTCATGATGGGAGGTTTAATGTTCGTAGGTCAGGATTAATGCTTTATGGAGGAAATAACAGCCTGTATCATTGGTTTACTTCTGCAGATTGGGGTACATTTTCCATTGCAATCATTATTCTTTATCTCATTTTTAATTTGTTCTTTACAGGGTTATACTACATTGCAGGTATAGAAGGTATTATCAGAAGGCCTGGCTTAAACAACTTAGAAAAGTTCTTTGAGGTATTCTTCTTTTCATCTCAGACATTAACTACAGTGGGGTATGGTCGCGTGAGTCCATTGGGGATTGGAGCTAATGTGATCGCTTATTTTGAATCTCTTACAGGCCTCATGTGTTTTGCTGTGGCGACAGGTATTATGTATGGCCGTTTCTCTATGCCCAATGTAAAACTGCTATCCAGCGATAAAGCATTGATTGCTCCTCATAAAGGTAAAAAATCGTTTCAGTTCAGAATCGCAAATGCACGCAAGAATCAGTTATTGGATGCTGAAGTACAGCTTATTTTTTCATGGGTAGATGTTTCATGCGACAGACCAATAAGGAAGTTCAATAACCTTAAACTGGAGATTAATAAGATCAATTTTTTCCCATTAAACTGGACATTGGTTCATGTAATAGATTCGGAAAGCCCCATTCATGGCTGGACCAAAAATGATTTGGAAGAATCTAATGTTGAATTCCTTGTTTTGTTTAAGGCCTTTGATGATGTCTTCAGCCAGGTAGTACATTCAAGAGTTTCTTATAAATACAATGAAATCGTCTGGGGAGCCTTTTTTGAATCTATGTTTCGTAAAGACAGACATGGAGAAACCTTGCTTGAAATGAAGAAAATAAGCAACTACAGTCTGATAAAAGAAAATGATTTTTTTGACTATCTATAA
- a CDS encoding STAS/SEC14 domain-containing protein produces MDTRPVYDIFYNPDLNVVVMNWYGYSTSRQLKSGSEKMLATLVEHKANKVLANIKDMILISTEDQNWIEHSFIPRSSEKGFKAIAIVKPTSYFNRVAIENIATKVENRDLVQIKIFDHEEEAIAWLKEVEIEKT; encoded by the coding sequence ATGGATACAAGACCTGTTTACGATATTTTTTATAATCCTGACCTTAATGTAGTTGTAATGAACTGGTATGGTTATTCGACGAGCAGGCAATTAAAGTCAGGTTCTGAAAAAATGCTGGCAACACTGGTGGAGCATAAAGCAAACAAGGTATTGGCAAATATCAAAGATATGATTCTAATAAGCACTGAGGATCAAAACTGGATAGAGCACAGTTTTATTCCCCGCAGCAGCGAAAAAGGATTTAAGGCTATTGCAATAGTTAAGCCCACAAGTTATTTCAATCGGGTTGCAATAGAAAATATTGCTACCAAAGTAGAGAACAGAGACTTAGTGCAGATAAAGATTTTTGATCATGAAGAAGAAGCCATTGCCTGGCTCAAAGAGGTAGAAATAGAAAAAACTTAG
- a CDS encoding DMT family transporter, protein MERSESIINKTGNFSAYLGAVVVVFIWSGWITLSRMGVQTNLTPYDITLLRFGTAALLTLPFSFRYDWKNVKWHQILLVALGCGFPYTMLSFIGLKTTKAANAGVLVNGMLPVIGLLFTLFWFKEKVTKMKYFAILILLIANLLISDLASGFSASYLPGILCLLSAALVFSTYMAATRQWGYGMKDVIAFVPLVNVVLFLPFWFTDESAIWTSPLQDVLVQVIYQGVVVSIFALLLITYSVSKLGSGTMSVFLSYVPVVTAILAFFFLKETLSYSEQAGIVLCSVGLMIYSKS, encoded by the coding sequence ATGGAGCGTTCAGAAAGTATTATAAATAAGACAGGTAATTTTAGCGCATATCTGGGTGCAGTTGTGGTGGTATTTATCTGGTCTGGTTGGATCACTTTATCCAGGATGGGGGTTCAGACAAATCTTACTCCATATGATATCACCTTACTTCGGTTTGGAACGGCGGCTCTGTTAACCTTGCCATTTAGTTTTCGATATGACTGGAAGAATGTAAAATGGCATCAGATTCTGCTGGTTGCTCTTGGGTGCGGTTTTCCTTATACTATGTTATCATTTATAGGATTAAAAACTACAAAAGCTGCAAACGCGGGTGTACTGGTGAATGGCATGCTTCCGGTTATCGGGTTGCTTTTTACTTTATTCTGGTTTAAGGAGAAAGTAACTAAAATGAAATACTTTGCAATATTAATATTACTGATTGCCAACCTGCTCATTTCGGATCTCGCCTCCGGCTTTTCCGCTTCATACTTGCCTGGCATTCTCTGTCTGCTTTCTGCTGCTTTGGTGTTTTCAACTTATATGGCAGCTACAAGGCAATGGGGATATGGCATGAAAGATGTGATTGCTTTCGTTCCTCTGGTAAATGTTGTTTTATTCTTACCATTCTGGTTTACAGATGAGTCTGCAATTTGGACTTCACCTCTTCAGGATGTGCTGGTACAAGTGATATATCAGGGAGTAGTTGTAAGTATTTTTGCTTTGCTTTTAATTACCTACAGTGTAAGTAAACTTGGCTCAGGTACAATGTCTGTTTTTTTATCTTATGTTCCTGTTGTTACAGCAATACTAGCCTTCTTTTTTCTCAAAGAAACATTGTCCTATTCTGAGCAGGCTGGTATAGTCTTATGTTCTGTCGGTCTGATGATTTATTCAAAGAGTTGA
- a CDS encoding helix-turn-helix transcriptional regulator, which yields MKLRIKNLEPYKGELDILYPAEIESPQVPLTENIYEIGFNTTYGNAHDIYMKDLWLSYSNIALDENFKFLFQYDFSIITLQFLLSGNSLTEIIQDQKPLTYYANQHNILYYSKFEAQHEHTPSDNIQLVRIHVNPVLFLKLLPENELFDSFRQDIINGNPGKFCSSSLPLTPAMHAIIRDIKNIQSTEYYKRWMIEAKVIELLMLQFEQYEHSQTENTQSRKSLRKKDIEIMEHAKEIIMNNIQSPCSLIDLAHMVGTNEFYLKKKFKEVYGTTVFGYLFQKRMEEARKLLLSGEMNINQIALHLGYKNPNHFSSAFKKQYGYSPSELRKNT from the coding sequence ATGAAACTTAGGATTAAAAATCTTGAACCTTATAAAGGTGAATTGGATATTCTTTATCCGGCGGAAATTGAAAGTCCACAAGTGCCGCTTACTGAAAACATATATGAAATAGGCTTTAATACTACCTATGGGAATGCTCATGATATATACATGAAAGATCTTTGGCTTAGTTATAGCAATATTGCTTTAGATGAGAATTTTAAGTTTCTGTTTCAATATGATTTCTCAATAATTACGCTTCAATTCCTGCTTTCAGGTAATTCATTAACAGAGATAATTCAGGATCAGAAACCATTAACCTATTATGCGAACCAGCATAATATCCTTTATTATTCAAAATTTGAAGCTCAACATGAACATACTCCTTCGGATAATATTCAACTAGTGAGAATTCATGTTAACCCAGTATTATTCTTAAAGCTGTTACCAGAGAATGAACTTTTTGATTCATTCAGGCAAGATATTATTAATGGAAATCCTGGAAAATTCTGCTCTTCCAGTCTTCCATTGACACCAGCAATGCATGCAATTATTCGTGATATAAAAAATATTCAAAGCACCGAATACTACAAAAGATGGATGATTGAAGCTAAGGTGATAGAATTGCTCATGCTTCAGTTTGAGCAATATGAACATTCCCAAACAGAAAATACTCAATCGAGAAAATCATTAAGAAAAAAAGATATAGAAATCATGGAGCATGCAAAGGAAATCATAATGAACAATATACAGTCTCCTTGTTCTCTCATAGATCTTGCACACATGGTAGGTACCAATGAATTTTATTTGAAGAAAAAATTTAAAGAAGTTTACGGTACTACAGTATTTGGGTATTTATTTCAGAAACGTATGGAAGAAGCCCGGAAACTGCTCCTTTCAGGAGAAATGAACATCAATCAAATCGCGCTTCATCTGGGATATAAAAATCCGAATCATTTTAGTTCTGCATTTAAGAAACAGTATGGGTATTCTCCTTCTGAGCTGAGAAAAAATACATGA
- a CDS encoding PepSY-associated TM helix domain-containing protein, producing the protein MKKFTFRKFINDIHLWLGIGSGLILFIICLTGTIYVFAKEITDWMDKEKVTISVPENANTIPVTELVALLEKEKKDTKVTGIQIPEGKDRSWLFTLTPKDILLRRSKEEREAKLKEGKREKSEGRKASDDKSRQKGRGADKDSKAKNEKGKGRGGDRERIKTYYVNPYTGEVLGDTRTTSSKFFLTIMGLHRWLLLDHDIGRPITGTATLIFIFMEITGLILWLPAKLKSWKKWSAWKAGFKIKTEARWKRINHDLHNTLGFYTFLLLTLMALTGLCFSFEWFRNGVGNVFGAKPFEDKKAVASVQSEYAGANPLSLDLIITKANEVYPYNGDLRLSLPKDSVGPVIVYKAHTGFIASAGTDRLYLDQYTGYTLKKEPFSDKRTGEQIVALIYPLHVGEVFGTFTKIIYFIACLIATSLPVTGTFIWINKLRKKSEKNERGKTKKKSSKKDKTSQQNASVELPVMKSDA; encoded by the coding sequence ATGAAGAAGTTCACATTCAGAAAGTTTATAAATGATATCCACTTATGGTTGGGTATTGGAAGTGGTTTAATTCTTTTTATCATTTGCCTCACTGGCACTATTTACGTCTTCGCAAAAGAGATCACAGATTGGATGGATAAAGAAAAGGTCACCATTTCTGTTCCTGAAAATGCAAATACTATTCCTGTAACAGAACTGGTAGCTTTATTGGAAAAGGAGAAAAAGGATACTAAAGTTACAGGTATTCAGATACCTGAAGGGAAAGATAGGTCCTGGTTATTTACACTCACACCAAAAGATATCCTCTTAAGAAGGAGCAAGGAAGAAAGAGAGGCAAAGCTGAAAGAAGGGAAGAGAGAAAAGAGCGAAGGGAGAAAAGCTTCAGATGATAAATCAAGACAAAAGGGGCGAGGAGCAGATAAAGATTCAAAAGCTAAAAATGAAAAAGGAAAAGGTCGTGGTGGAGATCGTGAGCGGATAAAAACGTATTACGTGAATCCATATACCGGTGAGGTATTGGGTGATACAAGAACGACATCTTCTAAATTTTTCTTGACCATAATGGGATTGCATCGATGGCTGCTTCTTGATCATGATATTGGCAGGCCTATAACGGGGACAGCTACGCTTATATTTATATTTATGGAAATTACAGGCCTGATATTATGGCTTCCTGCCAAACTCAAAAGCTGGAAGAAGTGGAGTGCATGGAAAGCCGGATTTAAAATTAAGACAGAGGCCCGTTGGAAAAGAATCAATCATGATCTTCACAATACACTTGGCTTTTATACATTCCTACTTCTTACTCTTATGGCCTTGACAGGGTTGTGTTTTTCTTTCGAATGGTTTCGCAATGGAGTAGGTAATGTTTTTGGGGCAAAACCATTTGAAGACAAAAAAGCTGTTGCTTCGGTTCAGTCTGAATATGCAGGAGCGAATCCATTGTCATTGGACCTTATCATAACAAAAGCCAATGAAGTATACCCTTATAATGGAGATCTTCGCTTAAGCCTGCCAAAAGATTCTGTAGGCCCGGTTATCGTTTATAAAGCTCATACAGGTTTTATCGCATCTGCAGGAACGGATCGTTTGTATCTGGATCAGTATACAGGATATACATTGAAGAAAGAACCATTCTCAGATAAAAGAACAGGGGAACAGATTGTAGCATTGATTTATCCTCTTCATGTGGGCGAGGTATTCGGTACATTCACCAAAATCATTTATTTCATTGCTTGTCTGATTGCAACAAGTCTTCCTGTTACTGGAACTTTCATTTGGATTAATAAGCTTCGAAAAAAATCTGAAAAGAATGAAAGGGGAAAAACTAAAAAGAAATCTTCTAAAAAAGACAAAACTAGTCAACAGAATGCAAGTGTTGAACTACCTGTTATGAAATCAGATGCATAA
- a CDS encoding amidase, which produces MEELLNKGAFELSRMIKRKEVSPVEVVNAHINRIKNVNDKINAVITFRFEEALLEARKSEEKILKGETRGLLCGVPLTVKESISMQGYPLTAGSIFRKGKLAEEDSIVVQYLKQEGAIILGQTNTPECNFWMESHNKIYGRTKNPYDTDRTPGGSSGGEGAIVGAGGVPFGIGSDIAGSIRMPAAFCGIFGHRPSSHLIPIKGHAFCERVDQQNLDQSEIKNNLVIGPLCRKSEDLFPLIKIMSGAHDKEFHAHEAQLHFLKTDWSDYKIYLCPSPDIHFASYPDKEISDTIELAGKTFSDHGAKIEYLDNKIFYDAFEIWQSELTDANPHSLSEEFGNGKSLSLIKELGYRLIGKSHLTLPGLLMCLGEKVFHRSEKEVKYIIEKGINLSHKLENMLGTNALILMPVFPRVAPKNKTPLMRPLDWNYTTIFSALDFPASSVPMGLNAQNIPLAVQIIGNRDQDYQIILAAKLLDKVYGGWKMPQD; this is translated from the coding sequence ATGGAAGAATTATTAAATAAGGGCGCTTTTGAACTTTCAAGAATGATAAAGAGGAAAGAGGTTTCCCCGGTTGAAGTCGTCAATGCCCATATCAATCGTATCAAAAATGTAAATGATAAAATCAATGCAGTTATTACTTTCCGATTTGAAGAAGCGCTTTTGGAAGCCCGTAAATCAGAAGAAAAGATATTGAAAGGCGAGACAAGAGGCCTTTTATGCGGTGTTCCGTTGACAGTCAAAGAGAGTATTTCCATGCAAGGATATCCTTTAACAGCCGGCTCCATATTCCGTAAAGGCAAGCTCGCTGAGGAAGATTCAATAGTTGTTCAATACCTGAAGCAAGAAGGAGCAATCATTCTTGGACAAACCAACACACCTGAATGTAACTTCTGGATGGAGAGTCACAATAAAATATATGGCAGAACTAAAAATCCTTATGACACTGACAGGACTCCTGGAGGAAGCAGTGGTGGAGAGGGAGCTATAGTTGGTGCGGGCGGGGTTCCATTTGGAATAGGCAGCGATATTGCAGGCTCTATCAGAATGCCGGCAGCTTTTTGCGGAATATTCGGACACAGGCCTTCCTCACATCTGATACCAATTAAAGGACATGCCTTTTGCGAACGAGTAGATCAGCAAAACCTGGATCAAAGCGAGATCAAAAACAATCTGGTAATAGGACCTTTGTGCAGAAAATCAGAAGATCTGTTTCCTCTCATCAAAATCATGTCCGGAGCCCATGACAAAGAGTTTCATGCACATGAAGCACAACTCCACTTTTTGAAAACGGACTGGAGTGATTATAAAATTTACCTCTGCCCTTCTCCAGATATCCATTTTGCAAGTTACCCCGATAAAGAAATCTCCGATACTATAGAACTTGCGGGTAAAACGTTCAGCGATCATGGTGCAAAAATCGAATATCTTGACAATAAAATTTTTTATGATGCTTTTGAAATCTGGCAATCAGAACTGACAGATGCCAATCCACATTCCCTTAGTGAAGAATTCGGAAATGGTAAATCCCTTTCCTTAATAAAAGAATTGGGATACAGACTAATTGGAAAAAGCCATCTCACTTTACCTGGTTTGCTGATGTGTCTTGGTGAAAAGGTATTTCACCGTTCAGAAAAAGAAGTAAAGTATATTATCGAGAAAGGAATTAATCTTTCTCATAAGCTTGAAAACATGTTAGGTACAAATGCATTGATACTTATGCCCGTATTTCCAAGAGTTGCACCAAAGAATAAAACTCCATTAATGCGCCCACTGGACTGGAACTATACCACAATTTTCAGTGCTCTTGATTTCCCTGCCTCTTCTGTTCCAATGGGACTAAATGCACAAAACATACCACTTGCAGTACAGATCATAGGAAACAGAGATCAGGATTATCAGATTATACTTGCTGCAAAATTACTGGATAAAGTTTATGGAGGATGGAAAATGCCACAAGACTAG